AATGCAGACGAAGGATAAACTGGAGAAAACCGATGTTCAGTTGCAACACGCGCAGAACAAGTTGCAGGAATACGTATCCGAGTTGTGTAACGCAAACGAGGTaggatattttctaaaatggAAATTCATCGTACAGCAGTTATTGGCTACCCGAACGTTCCGAATGAGAAACGGGTACGATTTAGGTAATCAAACGGCTAAGTATGGAAAGGGACAACTCGAAAAAATTGGCGAGGCAAGAAatcgaaggagaaaaaagagaattggAGGAGAAAATCGCTTCGCTTTATCATGAAATCGCTCGTATCAATGCGAATAGAGACACCTCGATGGCTCAATTACACAGCAGGTTCGATCTTAATTAATCATGCAAATTAATACTTCGGTACTTATCAATCTTATCAAGTGCGCCCCGTTTTCACGTTTCAGAATTAAACTGATAATGACTGAAAAGGTACTGACGATCAAAAATTTGACCAAAGAACGTGATGACGTCAAATTAAAATGTCAACATTTGGAAAAGTTATTGGACCAACAGAGAAgggaatatattttgaaaactttataaataacaatgttgttgttgttgttttgtGACTTATTCGATCATAtgtgtatttctttttacttatACGGATAGGATTAGGTATgcatttcgtataaaataaataaaaccgTCTCAAGTGATATATGTacctattaataatttacgcacttattcgataaaaacttCATTTTCAGCCACTTCtaatattattcgtataatatacacatgtatatatctatttattgtattatctTTTCCTTGTGTATGCCTTTAACGCATCtcgtattacattattctgaccaaaatattccataattttGTACGAACCAAAACAAAATAAACTCCAAAATCGCGAACgacagaattttaattacagaagACGGTCTATAAAAATctgttcaataataattaatagtaacTGTACGcggaatatttgataaaaattatactttttttacaATCTGTACGACATCCTCGTCACATAATATGTGATCTTTCCCGACTTTTTGTGGTTGATGTTTGACAGATGAACCCCACACAAGGGCACTAAAAATAAggtaaacaaataaaaaatgcgTTGGTAGtcaagaataaattattagagaTACAATTAGAGCGAATACTTACTATTTAAACTCCTTTGCGATAGATCGGtgcaatttattacaaaagtcTTCAACCGtccgtttctctctgtttAATACTACCGGAGAATTATAATCTGGCAGTTGACCCTTCGGTTTGGTATAGCTAAATATCAGAAACAAATAAACGCATCGATTATTACgcacgatttattattattaaaaaaaaaaaaaaaaaaaaaagaagggaaagaaaaaaaattagtgAAATCAATCGACCTGAATACTACTTACATTCTGACCAACTGTAAGTATTCCCACATTTTTTCAAGGAGATCGTCAAAGTTCCACTTGTGATGAGCAGAAATAGGAACGCAATGcggtattttataaattatatctagTTCCTCGATGCTAATTTGATCTAGAAATCAAATAAACAAGATTCTCGTCGGTAATTCAAGCTCTATCATTTTAACCCTGCTGTAGTCCTCGAATTTtgtatctatctatctatctatctatctatctatctatctcagTTTTAGTGTCAACCAAAAcagaaacttttaatattgataacaaattttcagcACAAAATTCAAAGGAAAACTGACGCCTGTCAACAACCGTTCTTTCATAGTTTCCTCAAATCTAAGAAATTGTCAaacattatacaaaaatataatttggcCAAAAATGATTCAAGGAATACAGTAGGATTAAATGATTTTACACGCGCGCGCTCACGAATGTAATTACCTATTTTGTTGAGTAAATAAATACACGGTACGTAGACGCGATTTCCCTCGATAACATCAATTAGATCGTCGGATGTGGCATCATATCGTAAAGTAATATCCGCATTGTGTATTCTATATTCAGACAGAATACTTTTCACTGTTTCTAAGTCGAGTTCCGACTGCGCGCACTGGAACATAATACAACCGTCTTATGTTCTCTTGCACAAAGTCTTGCGCACAACCATCTTACAACCATTTTAAAAAAACTACACATGACTCTGTCCGATACAATGAAAGATATACAAAGAGACAATTAAGTCGtacgaaatttaaaacgaatcGTATCATGTATAGTTCTCTATGTTTCTCCTCCACCTGCCGTTCAATTACCGTGGTTTGGAAATTAATGCCACCTTTATCTTTTTTGCGGAAAGTAATGTTGGGTGGCTGTTTAT
This is a stretch of genomic DNA from Bombus pyrosoma isolate SC7728 linkage group LG16, ASM1482585v1, whole genome shotgun sequence. It encodes these proteins:
- the LOC122576352 gene encoding GTP-binding protein 128up, with the translated sequence MSTILEKIASIEAEMARTQKNKATSGHLGLLKAKLAKLRRELITPKGGGGGGEQGFEVAKTGDARIGFVGFPSVGKSTLLSTLAGVYSEVAAYEFTTLTTVPGCIKYKGAKIQLLDLPGIIEGAKDGKGRGRQVIAVARTCSLIFIVLDVLKPLGHKRLIEHELEGFGLRLNKQPPNITFRKKDKGGINFQTTCAQSELDLETVKSILSEYRIHNADITLRYDATSDDLIDVIEGNRVYVPCIYLLNKIDQISIEELDIIYKIPHCVPISAHHKWNFDDLLEKMWEYLQLVRIYTKPKGQLPDYNSPVVLNREKRTVEDFCNKLHRSIAKEFKYALVWGSSVKHQPQKVGKDHILCDEDVVQIVKKV